One region of Quercus lobata isolate SW786 chromosome 2, ValleyOak3.0 Primary Assembly, whole genome shotgun sequence genomic DNA includes:
- the LOC115976840 gene encoding probable leucine-rich repeat receptor-like protein kinase At1g35710, translated as MDIKIDCSPLHSSIIHLNMASKVSISVLVVSWVLCVFMHSTNMFAVAVSVAASESSTLQLEAKALRESGWWSGHFNYTSLNYCNWDEIECNAGGSVIGISMGGVYLGEKVRKFNFSSFPNLVRLSLRNTGLRGSIPRQIGTLSKLTFLSLSSNNLTGHFHLFLTNLTQLEYLFIYQNIISGPIPEELGNLKNLQYLDLSYNKLTGSIPSALGLLTNLSYLLLDSNNITGSIPDKLGDLKNLQYLSLSYNKLTGSIPSAMGHLTNLNYLYLSSNNITGSIPDKLGYLKNLQELDLGFNKLTGSIPSTLGLLTNLTYLNLSNNNIVGSIPIELANCSSLANLSLSHNYLNRSIPSQFSDLISLRFIDLSYNNLTGNIPPYLVNLEFNLSYNSLEGQIPKNLQNHSFDAFIGNKDLCGDFKGFSPCLSSSQIMSKIKMSLPLTIFIVLLLLWCFFYSRCWVIGKTQSNPSRTKNGDLFSIWNFDGKIAYEDIIEATNDFDIRYCIGTGGYGSVYKAQLPSGKVVVLKKLHRLEAEDPSFDKSFKNEVQMLTEIRHRNIVKLHGYCLHKQCMFLVYQYMERGSLFCILSDDVEALELDWPKRMNIIKSIAHALSYMHHECNPVIIHRDISSNNILLNSKLEAFVSDFGTARLLDPDSSNQTLVVATYGYIAPELAYTMVVTEKCDVYSFGMVALEILMGNHPGELLSSLSTLSSQNLMLNEILDQRLPPPNRSIAQDIFFAASVAFACLRTKPKSRPTMKWVSQECLSGKKPLAIPLHAISLWQLRNQETYMMGESETQSRSACC; from the exons ATGGATATAAAAATCGATTGTTCGCCATTACACTCATCAATCATACACTTGAACATGGCTTCCAAAGTTTCCATTTCCGTTCTGGTAGTATCATGGGTCCTTTGTGTCTTCATGCATTCCACAAATATGTTTGCTGTAGCTGTCTCTGTGGCAGCATCTGAATCATCAACGCTACAACTAGAGGCGAAGGCACTGCGGGAGAGTGGGTGGTGGAGTGGTCACTTCAACTATACCTCCTTAAATTATTGCAACTGGGATGAAATAGAATGCAACGCTGGTGGAAGCGTCATAGGGATTTCCATGGGCGGGGTCTATCTTGGGGAGAAGGTCAG GAAATTCAACTTCTCTTCCTTCCCAAATTTAGTCCGTCTTAGTCTTCGGAATACTGGACTTCGAGGGAGCATCCCTCGACAGATAGGTACTCTTTCAAAACTCACCTTCCTATCTCTTTCCAGTAATAATCTTACAGGTCACTTCCATCTTTTTCTCACGAACCTCACTCAATTAGAATATTTGTTCATTTACCAAAATATAATTAGTGGGCCCATTCCCGAAGAAttgggaaatttaaaaaatcttcAATATTTAGATCTGAGTTATAACAAACTCACAGGATCAATTCCTTCAGCTCTGGGCCTTTTAACCAATCTCAGCTATTTGTTATTGGATTCTAATAATATCACTGGTTCCATCCCCGACAAGTTGGGAGATTTAAAAAATCTTCAATATTTAAGTCTGAGTTATAACAAACTCACTGGATCAATCCCTTCAGCTATGGGCCATTTAACCAATCTCAACTATTTGTATTTGTCTTCCAATAATATCACTGGTTCCATCCCCGACAAGTTGGgatatttaaaaaatcttcAGGAATTAGATCTGGGTTTTAACAAACTCACAGGATCAATCCCTTCAACTCTGGGCCTTTTAACCAATCTTACATACTTGAACCTCAGCAATAACAACATTGTTGGTTCCATCCCCATAGAATTAGCTAACTGCTCTTCACTAGCCAACTTGTCTTTAAGTCACAATTACTTAAATAGAAGCATTCCCTCTCAATTCAGTGACCTTATTTCTTTACGTTTTATTGACCTCAGCTACAATAATCTCACAGGCAACATTCCCCCTTATCTTGTTAACTTGGAATTTAACCTGTCATACAATTCTTTGGAGGGTCAAATCCCaaaaaatctccaaaatcaTAGTTTCGATGCATTTATCGGCAATAAGGATTTATGTGGTGACTTCAAAGGTTTCTCTCCTTGCCTTTCATCTTCCCAAATCATgagcaaaataaaaatgtcacTTCCCCTCACAATTTTCATTGTGCTTTTACTTCTTTGGTGTTTTTTCTACTCTCGATGTTGGGTTATAGGGAAAACACAATCCAATCCAAGTAGAACAAAAAATGGGGACTTGTTCTCAATATGGAATTTTGATGGAAAAATTGCATACGAAGATATCATTGAAGCAACAAATGACTTTGACATTAGATATTGCATTGGAACAGGTGGTTATGGAAGTGTCTACAAAGCACAATTGCCTAGCGGTAAAGTTGTTGTCCTAAAAAAACTTCATCGCTTAGAGGCTGAGGACCCAAGTTTTGACAAGAGTTTCAAGAATGAGGTACAAATGCTAACGGAAATTCGGCATCGAAACATTGTGAAACTTCATGGCTATTGCTTGCATAAACAATGCATGTTTTTGGTTTATCAATACATGGAAAGGGGAAGCTTGTTTTGTATCCTAAGTGACGATGTTGAAGCATTGGAATTAGATTGGCCTAAGAGGATGAACATTATCAAAAGCATAGCACATGCCTTATCTTACATGCATCATGAATGCAACCCAGTAATTATTCATCGTGATATATCAAGcaacaatattttattgaacTCTAAGCTAGAGGCTTTTGTCTCCGACTTTGGCACAGCTAGACTTCTTGATCCTGATTCCTCCAACCAAACTTTAGTTGTTGCGACCTATGGTTATATTGCCCCTG AACTGGCGTATACCATGGTGGTGACTGAAAAATGTGATGTTTACAGCTTTGGAATGGTGGCACTAGAAATATTAATGGGAAACCACCCAGGAGAACTCTTGAGTTCATTATCAACATTATCTTCTCAAAATTTGATGTTAAACGAAATATTAGATCAACGTTTGCCACCACCAAATCGTTCAATTGCACAAGATATTTTCTTTGCTGCTTCTGTAGCCTTTGCATGCTTACGCACCAAACCAAAGTCCCGACCTACGATGAAATGGGTGTCCCAAGAATGTCTTTCAGGTAAGAAACCATTAGCCATCCCCTTGCATGCAATTTCGCTATGGCAGTTAAGGAATCAAGAAACTTATATGATGGGAGAGAGTGAAACTCAATCACGTAGTGCATGTTGTTAG
- the LOC115976844 gene encoding probable serine/threonine-protein kinase PIX7, with protein MGLGPDAFNVGAWDVEKSKGRKKKDEENEMTGCWFKFRFIGSCMSSKSKVDGSMSGTSTQYAESKSTNDTSQDQPVAPVVSSSTTSIAESTPSTPNLVEELKVASQLRKFSFNELKSSTRSFRPESLLGEGGFGCVFKGWINENGTAPVKPGTGVAVAVKTLNHDGLQGHKEWLAEVNYLGDLLHPNLVKLIGYCIEDDQRLLVYEFMPRGSLENHLFRRSLPLPWSIRMKVALGAAKGLAFLHEEAEKPVIYRDFKTSNILLDADYNAKLSDFGLAKDGPEDGKTHVSTRVMGTYGYAAPEYVMTGHLTSKSDVYSFGVVLLEMVTGRRSMDKTRPNGEHNLVEWARPHLGERRRFYRLLDPRLEGRFSVKGSQKALQLAAHCLSPDPKARPLMSEVVEALKPLPNLKDMACSSSFFQAMQAERLGSYPNARNCSRIQTGFSRNGQPTRSLSIPNGPHASPYHHHHLHRSPKPSVSKP; from the exons ATGGGGTTAGGTCCTGATGCTTTTAATGTTGGGGCTTGGGATGTGGAAAAATCaaagggaaggaaaaagaaagatgaagaaaatgagATGACAGGATGTTGGTTTAAGTTTAGGTTCATTGGAAGTTGCATGTCTTCAAAGTCCAAAGTGGATGGCTCTATGAGTGGCACTAGCACTCAATATG CGGAGAGTAAATCTACAAATGATACCAGCCAAGACCAGCCAGTTGCTCCTGTTGTGTCATCCTCGACAACTAGCATAGCAGAAAGTACTCCATCAACTCCCAACTTGGTTGAGGAATTGAAAGTTGCTTCACAACTTCGAAAATTCAGTTTTAATGAGCTTAAGTCATCAACGAGGAGTTTTAGACCTGAGAGTCTTCTTGGGGAGGGTGGGTTTGGTTGCGTATTCAAGGGTTGGATCAATGAGAATGGAACTGCTCCGGTGAAACCTGGAACAGGGGTTGCAGTTGCAGTAAAGACCCTCAACCATGATGGACTACAAGGTCATAAAGAATGGCTG GCTGAAGTTAATTATCTCGGTGACCTTCTCCACCCTAATTTggttaaattaattggttatTGCATTGAGGATGATCAGAGGCTACTTGTCTATGAGTTTATGCCTCGAGGAAGCTTGGAGAATCACCTTTTTCGAA GGTCCCTGCCTCTTCCTTGGTCCATCAGAATGAAAGTTGCCCTTGGTGCTGCAAAGGGCCTTGCCTTTCTTCATGAGGAAGCTGAAAAGCCAGTTATATATCGAgattttaaaacatctaataTCCTGTTGGATGCG GATTACAATGCAAAACTTTCTGATTTTGGACTTGCCAAAGATGGTCCAGAAGATGGGAAAACTCATGTATCTACCCGAGTGATGGGAACTTATGGTTATGCTGCCCCGGAGTATGTGATGACAG GACATCTTACATCGAAGAGCGATGTCTATAGCTTTGGGGTTGTTTTGCTTGAAATGGTGACTGGCCGAAGATCCATGGACAAAACCCGACCAAATGGGGAGCATAACTTGGTGGAATGGGCAAGGCCACATCTTGGAGAGAGGCGAAGGTTCTATCGACTTCTAGATCCTCGGCTCGAAGGCCGCTTCTCAGTCAAAGGTTCTCAAAAAGCGCTTCAGTTGGCTGCCCACTGCCTTAGTCCTGACCCTAAAGCCAGACCTCTGATGAGTGAAGTTGTTGAAGCACTAAAGCCTTTGCCCAACCTCAAGGACATGGCCTGCTCTTCATCATTCTTTCAGGCTATGCAAGCAGAGCGTTTGGGGTCCTACCCAAATGCTAGAAACTGCAGTAGAATCCAGACAGGGTTTTCTAGGAATGGACAACCAACAAGGAGCCTCTCCATACCAAATGGTCCGCATGCGTCTCCATATCACCATCACCATCTTCACCGCTCCCCAAAACCAAGTGTTTCAAAGCCATAA